In the genome of Pseudomonas sp. P5_109, one region contains:
- a CDS encoding GNAT family N-acetyltransferase — protein sequence MRQHSVIHTPKLGDYEELTRVWEASVRATHDFLPESYIELLKNLVLTRYLDSVMLICTKDSSQRITGFAGVAAGKIEMLFIDPDHRGQGLGKKLLHYALEHLNADELDVNEQNPQALGFYFKQGFEVIGRSDVDGMGQPYPLLHMRLRQPQKLTRNG from the coding sequence ATGCGTCAGCATTCGGTCATCCACACGCCGAAACTCGGCGACTACGAAGAATTGACCCGGGTCTGGGAGGCCTCGGTACGCGCGACCCACGATTTTCTGCCGGAAAGCTACATCGAACTGCTGAAAAACCTGGTGCTGACCCGCTACCTCGACTCGGTGATGCTGATCTGCACCAAGGATTCGAGCCAACGCATCACCGGGTTCGCCGGCGTCGCGGCCGGCAAGATCGAAATGCTGTTCATCGACCCCGACCATCGCGGCCAGGGCCTGGGCAAGAAATTGCTGCACTATGCCCTGGAACACCTGAACGCCGATGAACTGGACGTCAACGAACAGAACCCGCAAGCCCTCGGCTTTTACTTCAAGCAGGGTTTCGAAGTCATCGGTCGCTCGGACGTCGATGGCATGGGCCAGCCGTATCCGCTGTTGCACATGCGTTTGCGCCAACCCCAAAAGCTGACGCGCAACGGCTGA
- a CDS encoding SDR family oxidoreductase, which yields MHPYFSLQGRTALVTGGTRGIGKMIAKAYVEAGATVYVCARDAEACQQTADELRALGRCHALAANLATEEGVQQLATRLGEQITHLDILVNNAGTTWGAPLESYPIKGWEKVMQLNVTSVFNCIQQFLPLLRKAGSAANPARIINIGSVAGISSFGEQAYAYGPSKAALHQLSRILARELVSQHINVNVIAPGRFPSKMTQHIGNDEQALAEDTALIPMKRWGREEEMAALAISLASTAGAYMTGNIIPLDGGFSL from the coding sequence ATGCATCCCTACTTTTCCCTGCAAGGCCGCACCGCACTGGTGACCGGCGGCACCCGTGGTATCGGCAAAATGATCGCCAAGGCCTATGTCGAGGCGGGCGCCACCGTGTACGTCTGTGCCCGCGATGCCGAGGCCTGCCAGCAAACGGCTGATGAACTCCGCGCCCTTGGACGCTGCCATGCCCTGGCGGCCAACCTGGCCACCGAAGAAGGCGTGCAACAATTGGCCACGCGGCTGGGCGAGCAGATCACCCATCTCGACATCCTGGTGAACAACGCCGGTACCACCTGGGGCGCACCGCTGGAGAGCTACCCGATCAAGGGCTGGGAAAAGGTCATGCAGCTCAACGTGACGTCAGTGTTCAACTGCATCCAGCAATTCCTGCCCCTGCTGCGCAAGGCGGGCTCGGCAGCCAACCCGGCGCGGATCATCAACATCGGCTCGGTGGCAGGGATTTCATCCTTCGGCGAACAGGCGTATGCCTACGGGCCGAGCAAGGCGGCATTGCATCAACTGTCGAGGATCCTGGCGCGCGAACTGGTGAGCCAGCACATCAACGTCAATGTGATCGCCCCGGGACGCTTTCCAAGCAAGATGACCCAGCACATTGGTAATGATGAACAGGCACTGGCCGAGGATACGGCGTTGATCCCGATGAAGCGTTGGGGCCGCGAGGAAGAGATGGCGGCGCTGGCGATCAGTCTGGCGAGCACTGCTGGAGCGTATATGACCGGGAACATCATTCCGCTGGATGGCGGATTCAGTCTCTGA
- a CDS encoding DUF1456 family protein, translated as MIHNDVLRSVRYMLDISDKKVIEIIKLGGMDVTLPDLLTYLDKKEEDEEGFVRCPDEVMAHFLDGLVIFKRGKDESRPPQPIEVPVTNNIILKKLRVAFELKEDDMHAILKAAEFPVSKPELSALFRKFGHTNYRPCGDQLLRNFLKGLTLRVRPQ; from the coding sequence ATGATTCATAACGACGTACTGCGCAGCGTGCGCTACATGCTCGACATCAGCGACAAGAAAGTCATCGAGATCATCAAGCTCGGCGGCATGGACGTGACCCTGCCGGACCTGCTGACCTACCTCGACAAAAAAGAGGAAGACGAGGAAGGTTTCGTACGCTGCCCGGACGAAGTCATGGCGCACTTCCTCGACGGCCTAGTGATCTTCAAGCGCGGCAAGGACGAAAGCCGTCCGCCGCAGCCGATCGAAGTGCCGGTGACCAACAACATCATCCTGAAAAAGCTGCGGGTGGCGTTCGAGCTGAAAGAAGACGACATGCACGCGATCCTCAAGGCTGCCGAGTTCCCGGTGTCCAAGCCTGAGCTGAGCGCGCTGTTCCGCAAGTTCGGTCACACCAACTATCGCCCGTGCGGCGACCAGTTGCTGCGCAACTTCCTCAAGGGCCTGACCCTGCGCGTTCGCCCGCAGTAA
- the fpr gene encoding ferredoxin-NADP reductase, whose protein sequence is MSNMNHERVLSVHHWNDTLFSFKCTRDPGLRFENGQFVMIGLQQPNGRPLMRAYSIASPNWEEHLEFFSIKVPDGPLTSQLQHLKEGDEIIISKKPTGTLVLDDLKPGKHLYLLSTGTGLAPFMSVIQDPETYERFEKVILCHGVRYVNEVAYREFITEHLPQNEFFGDALRDKLIYYPTVTREPFENEGRLTDLMRSGKLFSDIGLPPINPQDDRAMLCGSPSMLDETSEVLNSFGLKVSPRMREPGDYLIERAFVEK, encoded by the coding sequence ATGAGCAACATGAACCACGAGCGTGTCCTCAGTGTTCACCACTGGAACGACACTCTGTTCAGCTTCAAGTGCACCCGTGATCCGGGCCTGCGCTTCGAGAACGGTCAGTTCGTGATGATCGGCCTGCAACAGCCCAACGGCCGCCCGCTTATGCGCGCTTACTCGATTGCCAGCCCGAACTGGGAAGAGCATCTCGAGTTCTTCAGCATCAAGGTGCCTGATGGTCCGCTGACTTCACAGTTGCAGCATCTGAAGGAAGGCGACGAGATCATCATCAGCAAGAAGCCTACCGGCACGCTGGTACTGGATGACTTGAAGCCTGGCAAACATTTGTACCTGCTCAGCACCGGTACCGGTCTGGCGCCGTTCATGAGCGTCATCCAGGACCCGGAAACCTACGAGCGTTTCGAAAAAGTGATCCTGTGCCACGGCGTGCGTTACGTCAACGAAGTCGCTTACCGCGAGTTCATCACCGAGCACTTGCCGCAGAACGAATTCTTCGGCGATGCGCTGCGTGACAAGTTGATCTACTACCCGACCGTGACCCGCGAGCCGTTCGAGAACGAAGGTCGCCTGACCGACCTGATGCGCAGCGGCAAGCTGTTCAGCGACATCGGTCTGCCACCGATCAACCCGCAGGACGACCGCGCCATGCTGTGCGGCAGCCCGAGCATGCTCGACGAAACCAGCGAAGTGTTGAACAGCTTCGGCCTGAAGGTTTCGCCACGTATGCGCGAGCCGGGTGATTACCTGATCGAGCGAGCGTTCGTCGAGAAATAA
- a CDS encoding virulence factor family protein, which yields MIQRSLRYVLGTLVIVALVLGGGYWYLKRPAPEPTLQLLTPADGAPMTRVIPGTTPRAQVLVAVNEDQKLSDKQLMTLSRSGSAQIVQVILPKDCLLQSRALQSGLRELKGPATLVSGIGPGAVLAWRWLSEQKDDKAYAVSVDLALEKGGCTHLLPKSAAHGRWLAAWNDNPDDTSAGFVRDQPNAETSISDYDINLPQVLNNELRKILVGGDKAAGGLQIPVVEVPAGQARDTVTLFLSGDGGWRDLDRDVAGEMAKIGYPVVGIDTLRYYWQHKSPEQSALDLAELMQHYRQKWGTKRFILTGYSFGADVLPAIYNRLAESEQNRVDAIILLAFARTGSFEIEVEGWLGNAGKEAATGPEMAKLPAAKVVCIYGEEETDESGCTDKTAVGEAIKLPGGHHFDENYPALAKRLVDVIEKRQPKDAAAAE from the coding sequence ATGATTCAACGCTCCTTGCGGTATGTATTGGGCACACTGGTGATAGTGGCCCTGGTTCTCGGTGGCGGTTACTGGTACCTCAAACGCCCGGCACCGGAACCGACCCTCCAATTGCTGACCCCGGCCGACGGTGCGCCGATGACCCGTGTCATCCCCGGCACCACGCCGCGCGCCCAGGTGCTGGTGGCGGTCAACGAAGACCAGAAACTCAGCGACAAGCAATTGATGACCCTGAGCCGCAGTGGCTCGGCGCAAATTGTCCAGGTGATCCTACCCAAGGACTGCCTGCTGCAAAGCCGCGCCCTGCAATCGGGCCTGCGAGAACTCAAAGGCCCGGCGACCCTGGTCAGCGGCATCGGTCCCGGTGCCGTGCTGGCCTGGCGCTGGCTGTCCGAGCAAAAGGACGACAAGGCCTACGCCGTCTCGGTCGACCTGGCCCTGGAAAAGGGTGGCTGCACGCACCTGTTGCCGAAAAGCGCCGCCCACGGCCGCTGGCTGGCAGCGTGGAACGACAACCCGGACGACACCAGCGCCGGCTTCGTGCGCGATCAACCGAACGCCGAGACCAGCATCAGCGACTACGACATCAACCTGCCGCAAGTGCTGAACAACGAACTGCGCAAGATCCTCGTCGGCGGCGACAAGGCCGCTGGTGGCCTGCAGATCCCGGTGGTCGAAGTGCCTGCCGGTCAGGCCAGGGACACCGTGACCCTGTTCCTGTCCGGCGACGGCGGCTGGCGCGACCTGGACCGCGATGTGGCGGGCGAGATGGCCAAGATCGGCTACCCGGTGGTCGGCATCGACACCCTGCGCTACTACTGGCAGCACAAGAGCCCGGAGCAAAGCGCCCTGGACCTGGCTGAACTGATGCAGCACTACCGGCAGAAATGGGGCACCAAGCGCTTCATCCTGACGGGCTACTCGTTCGGTGCCGATGTCCTGCCGGCGATCTACAACCGCCTGGCCGAGTCGGAGCAGAATCGCGTCGACGCAATCATCCTGCTGGCCTTCGCCCGCACCGGCAGCTTCGAAATCGAAGTCGAAGGCTGGCTCGGCAACGCCGGCAAGGAAGCCGCCACCGGCCCGGAAATGGCCAAGCTGCCAGCCGCGAAAGTGGTGTGCATCTACGGCGAAGAAGAAACCGACGAAAGCGGCTGCACCGACAAGACAGCGGTGGGCGAAGCCATCAAGCTGCCTGGCGGCCACCACTTCGACGAGAACTACCCGGCGCTGGCCAAGCGTCTGGTGGATGTGATCGAGAAGCGCCAGCCGAAGGACGCGGCGGCTGCGGAGTGA
- a CDS encoding rRNA pseudouridine synthase — MTDPIRLSKRLIELVGCSRREAELFIEGGWVTVDGEVIDEPQFKVDTQKVELDPEAKATAPEPVTLLLNVPAGMDTDTAMATLGAETLSEEHRYGKRPLRGHFLRLTASTDLQANASGLLVFTQDWKILRKLTADSSKIEQEYVVEVEGEMVAHGLNRLNHGLTYKGKELPAVKASWQNENRLRFAMKNPQPGIIALLCQAVGLKVVAIRRIRIGGVSIGKVPVGQWRYLSGKEKF, encoded by the coding sequence ATGACTGACCCGATTCGTCTCTCCAAACGCCTCATCGAACTCGTCGGCTGTTCCCGTCGGGAGGCTGAGCTGTTCATCGAGGGCGGCTGGGTCACCGTCGACGGCGAAGTCATCGACGAGCCGCAATTCAAGGTCGACACCCAGAAAGTCGAGCTTGATCCAGAAGCCAAGGCCACCGCGCCGGAACCGGTGACCCTGCTGCTGAACGTCCCCGCCGGCATGGACACAGACACCGCCATGGCCACCCTCGGCGCCGAAACCCTGAGCGAAGAGCACCGCTACGGCAAGCGCCCGTTGCGTGGGCACTTCCTGCGCCTGACCGCCAGCACCGACCTGCAGGCCAACGCCAGCGGCCTGCTGGTGTTCACCCAGGACTGGAAAATCCTGCGCAAACTCACTGCCGACTCCAGCAAGATCGAGCAAGAGTATGTAGTCGAGGTTGAGGGCGAGATGGTGGCTCACGGCCTGAACCGCCTGAACCACGGCCTGACCTACAAGGGCAAGGAATTGCCGGCGGTCAAGGCCAGCTGGCAGAACGAAAACCGTCTGCGCTTTGCCATGAAGAACCCGCAGCCGGGCATCATCGCCCTGCTTTGCCAGGCGGTCGGCCTGAAGGTCGTCGCCATCCGTCGCATCCGCATCGGCGGCGTGTCCATCGGCAAAGTGCCAGTGGGGCAATGGCGCTACCTGTCCGGCAAAGAGAAGTTCTAA
- a CDS encoding potassium transporter Kup gives MGQASSQAAGAEHSAVKPIGMLVAAVGVVYGDIGTSPLYTLKEVFSGGYGVPVNHDGVLGILALIFWSLIWVVSIKYMMFVLRADNQGEGGIMALTALARRAAAGHAKLRGFLVVCGLIGAALFYGDSMITPAISVLSAIEGLGLAFDGIDHWVVPISLVVLVALFLIQSHGTARIGILFGPIMVTWFLVLGALGVYGISQHPEVLQAMNPVWGVRFFIVHPGMGVAILGAVVLALTGAEALYADMGHFGRKPIARAWFILVLPALVLNYFGQGALLLGDPEAARNPFYLLAPSWALIPLVGLSTMATVIASQAVISGAFSLTRQAIQLGYIPRMHIRHTSSAEQGQIYIGAVNWALMVGVVLLVLGFESSGALASAYGVAVTGTMLMTSILVSAVILLLWKWPPVLVVPVLLGFLLVDGVYFAANVPKIVQGGAFPVIAGFALFVLMTTWKRGKQLLVERIDEGGLPLPIFISSIAVQPPHRVQGTAVFLTARADAVPHALLHNLLHNQVLHEQVVLLTVVYEDIPRVPPTRRFEVDAYGEGFFRVILHFGFTDEPDVPKALKLCHLDELDFSPMRTTYFLSRETVIASKLEGMSRWREALFAFMLQNANGNLRFFNLPLNRVIELGTQVEM, from the coding sequence ATGGGTCAGGCAAGTAGTCAGGCTGCGGGTGCCGAACATTCGGCGGTGAAGCCGATCGGCATGCTGGTCGCGGCAGTCGGGGTGGTTTATGGCGATATCGGCACCAGTCCGTTGTACACCCTCAAGGAAGTGTTTTCCGGCGGCTATGGCGTGCCGGTCAACCATGACGGGGTGCTGGGGATTCTGGCGCTCATTTTCTGGTCGCTGATCTGGGTCGTGTCGATCAAGTACATGATGTTTGTACTACGCGCCGACAACCAGGGCGAAGGCGGGATCATGGCCCTGACCGCACTGGCCCGACGGGCGGCGGCGGGGCATGCGAAGCTGCGCGGCTTTCTGGTGGTCTGCGGGTTGATCGGCGCGGCGCTGTTCTATGGCGATAGCATGATCACCCCGGCGATTTCCGTGCTGTCGGCGATTGAGGGCCTGGGGCTGGCGTTCGACGGGATCGACCATTGGGTGGTGCCTATTTCCCTGGTGGTGCTGGTGGCGCTGTTCCTGATCCAGAGCCATGGTACGGCGCGGATCGGTATTCTGTTCGGGCCGATCATGGTGACCTGGTTCCTCGTCCTGGGTGCACTGGGCGTCTATGGCATCAGCCAGCATCCGGAAGTCCTGCAAGCGATGAACCCGGTGTGGGGCGTACGCTTCTTTATCGTGCACCCGGGGATGGGCGTGGCGATTCTCGGCGCCGTGGTGCTCGCACTGACCGGTGCCGAAGCGCTGTACGCGGACATGGGCCACTTCGGTCGCAAGCCGATCGCTCGTGCCTGGTTCATCCTCGTGCTGCCAGCGCTGGTACTGAATTACTTCGGTCAGGGTGCCTTGCTGCTGGGCGACCCGGAAGCTGCCCGTAACCCTTTCTACCTGTTGGCTCCAAGCTGGGCGTTGATCCCGCTGGTCGGCCTGTCGACCATGGCCACGGTGATTGCCTCGCAAGCGGTGATTTCCGGTGCGTTCTCCCTGACCCGTCAGGCGATCCAGCTCGGTTACATCCCGCGCATGCACATCCGACACACTTCCAGCGCCGAACAGGGCCAGATCTACATCGGGGCGGTGAACTGGGCGCTGATGGTCGGCGTGGTGCTGTTGGTGCTGGGTTTCGAATCCTCCGGTGCCCTGGCCTCGGCCTACGGCGTGGCGGTGACCGGGACCATGCTGATGACCAGTATTCTGGTGTCGGCGGTGATCCTGCTGCTGTGGAAGTGGCCGCCGGTGCTTGTGGTGCCGGTCCTGCTGGGTTTCCTGTTGGTGGACGGTGTGTACTTCGCCGCCAACGTGCCGAAAATCGTCCAGGGCGGTGCATTCCCGGTGATCGCCGGTTTCGCGCTTTTTGTACTGATGACCACCTGGAAGCGCGGCAAGCAGTTGCTGGTCGAGCGTATCGATGAGGGTGGATTGCCACTGCCGATCTTCATCAGCAGCATCGCGGTACAACCGCCGCATCGCGTTCAGGGCACCGCGGTGTTCCTGACGGCACGGGCGGATGCCGTGCCCCACGCGCTGTTGCACAACCTGCTGCATAACCAGGTACTGCACGAGCAAGTGGTGCTGCTGACGGTGGTGTACGAAGACATCCCGCGGGTGCCGCCAACACGGCGTTTCGAGGTCGATGCCTACGGCGAAGGTTTCTTCCGGGTGATCCTGCACTTCGGCTTTACCGACGAGCCGGACGTACCGAAAGCCTTGAAGCTGTGTCACCTCGACGAGCTGGACTTCAGCCCGATGCGCACCACGTACTTCCTCAGCCGTGAAACGGTCATCGCTTCCAAGCTCGAAGGCATGTCGCGCTGGCGTGAGGCACTGTTTGCGTTCATGTTGCAGAACGCCAATGGTAATTTGCGCTTCTTCAATCTGCCGCTGAACCGGGTGATTGAGCTGGGTACGCAGGTGGAGATGTAA
- the tsaA gene encoding tRNA (N6-threonylcarbamoyladenosine(37)-N6)-methyltransferase TrmO, which translates to MTYSVSPIGFVRSCFKEKFAIPRQPQLAPAARGVLELVAPFDQGDAVQGLEQVSHVWLLFLFHQALEEKPRLKVRPPRLGGNKSMGVFATRATHRPNGIGQSVVKLDKVEANRLWISGIDLLDGTPILDIKPYVPYADIIDTASNSIASAAPQLIPVQWTDAALQQAHGHAQRLAEPLVELIEQCLAQDPRPAYQTPAPEREYGAQFWDLDVRWHYPTPELIRVLEVIPANISTP; encoded by the coding sequence ATGACCTACAGCGTTTCCCCCATCGGCTTCGTGCGCTCCTGCTTCAAGGAGAAATTCGCCATTCCGCGCCAGCCGCAACTGGCCCCGGCCGCCCGTGGCGTACTGGAACTGGTGGCACCGTTCGATCAAGGGGACGCGGTGCAGGGCCTGGAGCAGGTCAGCCACGTGTGGCTGCTGTTCCTGTTCCACCAGGCCCTGGAAGAAAAACCTCGCTTGAAGGTCCGCCCGCCGCGCCTGGGCGGCAATAAATCCATGGGCGTGTTTGCCACCCGCGCAACCCACCGCCCCAATGGCATCGGGCAGTCAGTGGTGAAGCTGGACAAGGTCGAAGCCAATCGCTTGTGGATCTCTGGTATCGATCTGCTGGATGGCACACCGATTCTCGATATCAAACCCTACGTGCCCTATGCCGATATCATCGACACAGCCTCCAACAGCATCGCCAGCGCCGCGCCGCAGCTGATTCCCGTGCAGTGGACGGATGCAGCGCTGCAACAGGCTCACGGACATGCCCAGCGCCTTGCAGAGCCTTTGGTTGAGCTGATCGAGCAATGCCTGGCGCAGGATCCACGCCCGGCCTATCAAACGCCCGCACCGGAGCGCGAATACGGCGCGCAGTTCTGGGATCTGGATGTGCGTTGGCATTACCCGACACCGGAGCTGATCCGCGTGCTGGAAGTCATTCCCGCAAACATCTCAACACCATAA
- the rimO gene encoding 30S ribosomal protein S12 methylthiotransferase RimO — protein MSTTPAPANPKVGFVSLGCPKALVDSERILTQLRMEGYDVVSTYQDADVVVVNTCGFIDSAKAESLEVIGEAIKENGKVIVTGCMGVEEGNIRNVHPSVLAVTGPQQYEQVVNAVHEVVPPRQDHNPLIDLVPPQGIKLTPRHYAYLKISEGCNHSCSFCIIPSMRGKLVSRPVGDVLDEAQRLVKSGVKELLVISQDTSAYGVDVKYRTGFWNGAPVKTRMTELCEALSTLGVWVRLHYVYPYPHVDELIPLMAAGKILPYLDIPFQHASPKVLKSMKRPAFEDKTLARIKNWREICPDLIIRSTFIVGFPGETEEDFQYLLNWLTEAQLDRVGCFQYSPVEGAPANDLDLEVVPDDVKQDRWERFMAHQQAISSARLQMRIGREIEVLVDEVDEQGAVGRCFFDAPEIDGNVFIDNGSNLKPGDKVWCKVTDADEYDLWAEQI, from the coding sequence ATGTCCACCACTCCTGCGCCGGCCAATCCAAAGGTTGGCTTCGTATCCCTGGGTTGCCCCAAAGCACTGGTCGACTCCGAGCGCATCCTTACCCAGCTGCGCATGGAAGGCTATGACGTCGTGTCCACCTACCAGGACGCCGACGTTGTAGTGGTCAATACCTGCGGCTTCATCGATTCGGCCAAGGCCGAGTCCCTGGAAGTGATCGGCGAAGCCATCAAGGAAAACGGCAAGGTCATCGTGACCGGCTGCATGGGCGTCGAAGAAGGCAACATTCGCAACGTACACCCGAGCGTGCTGGCCGTGACCGGTCCGCAGCAGTACGAGCAAGTGGTCAACGCCGTGCACGAAGTCGTGCCGCCGCGCCAGGATCACAACCCGTTGATCGACCTGGTGCCGCCGCAAGGCATCAAGCTGACCCCGCGCCACTACGCCTACCTGAAGATTTCCGAAGGCTGCAACCACAGCTGCAGCTTCTGCATCATCCCGTCGATGCGCGGCAAACTGGTCAGCCGTCCGGTGGGTGACGTGCTCGACGAGGCCCAGCGCCTGGTCAAGTCCGGCGTCAAAGAGCTTCTGGTGATCTCCCAGGACACCAGCGCCTATGGCGTCGACGTGAAATACCGCACCGGTTTCTGGAACGGCGCGCCGGTGAAAACCCGCATGACCGAACTCTGCGAAGCCCTGAGCACCCTCGGTGTCTGGGTTCGCCTGCACTACGTCTACCCGTACCCGCACGTCGACGAGCTGATCCCGTTGATGGCCGCCGGCAAGATCCTGCCGTACCTGGACATCCCGTTCCAGCACGCCAGCCCGAAAGTGCTGAAGTCGATGAAACGCCCGGCCTTCGAAGACAAGACCCTGGCCCGCATCAAGAACTGGCGCGAAATCTGCCCGGACCTGATCATCCGTTCGACCTTCATCGTTGGCTTCCCGGGTGAAACCGAAGAAGACTTCCAGTACCTGCTGAACTGGCTGACCGAAGCCCAGCTCGACCGCGTCGGCTGCTTCCAGTACTCGCCGGTAGAAGGCGCACCGGCCAATGACCTGGACCTGGAAGTCGTCCCGGACGACGTCAAGCAGGACCGCTGGGAGCGCTTCATGGCGCACCAGCAGGCCATCAGCTCGGCGCGCCTGCAAATGCGCATCGGCCGCGAGATCGAAGTGCTGGTCGATGAAGTCGACGAGCAAGGCGCGGTGGGCCGCTGCTTCTTCGATGCCCCGGAAATCGACGGCAACGTATTCATCGACAACGGCAGCAACCTCAAGCCAGGCGACAAGGTCTGGTGCAAAGTGACCGACGCCGACGAATACGATCTGTGGGCTGAACAGATCTAG